In Candidatus Nomurabacteria bacterium, the following proteins share a genomic window:
- a CDS encoding peptidylprolyl isomerase translates to MAVDAKGIIKDNGKLILSVVGIVVLAAVMSTATQEDGGMFGFWKIDPISTPQVGLDNIGPQPVATDDDTDIEPDTQNEIARPVDNGKNSIYNRPPEFALNDGSDYQADIITTMGTIRIDLLENIAPENVNNFIFLANDGFYSGTSFHRIVADYIIQGGDPLGTGYGGPGYSIDDEINGDLLFRPYSVAMANSESDTNGSQFFIVSKNASTEDLRSLDGNYTIIGDVVSGYNVIDDIEQVAVNNFFMPFDPVTISDVRVIER, encoded by the coding sequence ATGGCAGTTGATGCAAAAGGAATAATTAAAGATAACGGAAAACTTATCCTATCTGTAGTTGGGATAGTTGTTTTGGCGGCTGTAATGTCTACAGCCACTCAAGAGGATGGGGGTATGTTCGGATTTTGGAAGATCGACCCCATAAGCACACCACAGGTAGGATTGGATAATATTGGACCACAGCCTGTCGCTACAGATGATGACACCGATATAGAACCCGATACGCAGAACGAGATCGCACGACCAGTCGATAATGGTAAAAATTCCATATACAATAGACCTCCTGAATTCGCATTAAATGATGGATCTGACTATCAAGCAGATATCATCACCACTATGGGAACTATAAGGATAGACCTCCTCGAAAATATCGCGCCGGAGAATGTTAATAATTTCATTTTTCTAGCGAATGACGGTTTCTATTCCGGCACCTCCTTTCACAGAATCGTGGCTGATTACATAATACAGGGAGGAGATCCACTAGGTACGGGGTATGGCGGACCTGGTTATTCGATCGATGATGAGATCAATGGCGATCTTCTCTTTAGACCTTATTCTGTTGCTATGGCAAATTCGGAAAGTGACACAAATGGATCTCAATTCTTTATTGTCTCGAAGAATGCGTCCACAGAAGACCTCCGATCACTTGATGGGAATTATACGATAATTGGTGATGTGGTTTCAGGATACAATGTGATCGATGATATTGAGCAGGTTGCTGTAAACAATTTCTTTATGCCATTCGATCCAGTCACGATCTCCGATGTTAGGGTGATCGAGCGATAG